The proteins below come from a single Benincasa hispida cultivar B227 chromosome 4, ASM972705v1, whole genome shotgun sequence genomic window:
- the LOC120076029 gene encoding probable calcium-binding protein CML44 — translation MSSISQEQKTMSSISFNDLHRIFNKLDKNGDGLICLQELKWLFDRIGIQLTMEELESFLEKPSLDFNEFLFFYESISKQNKGECKGGVGCLQDDHEEEMEIVYMAFKVFDMNGDGFISCDELENVLSRLELWDANRNDIDYCRSMIRAYDTNLDGKLDFEEFKNMMLLTT, via the coding sequence ATGTCTTCAATTAGCCAAGAACAAAAAACCATGTCTTCAATTAGCTTCAACGACTTGCACAGGATCTTCAACAAGCTAGACAAGAACGGCGATGGCCTCATTTGCCTTCAGGAGCTCAAGTGGCTCTTCGATAGGATTGGCATCCAATTAACCATGGAGGAGTTGGAATCATTTCTAGAGAAACCGAGCCTCGACTTCAATGAGTTCTTGTTCTTTTATGAGTCGATATCGAAGCAAAACAAAGGTGAGTGCAAGGGGGGTGTGGGCTGTTTGCAAGATGATCATGAGGAAGAAATGGAGATTGTATATATGGCTTTCAAAGTATTTGACATGAATGGCGATGGCTTCATTTCTTGCGACGAGCTCGAAAATGTGTTGTCGAGGCTCGAGCTTTGGGACGCTAATAGAAATGACATCGATTATTGTAGAAGCATGATCCGAGCTTATGACACCAATTTGGATGGGAAGCTGGATTTTGAGGAGTTTAAGAACATGATGTTGCTTACAACATAG